In one window of Streptomyces griseus subsp. griseus DNA:
- a CDS encoding YDG/SRA domain-containing protein, which translates to MNDVPPGTTFENRRAVKDAKLHKESEAGISWGRDDNGERAADAIVLNNGYEDDVDKWHEITYTGAGGQTRNSNSQTSDQSWDNKGNASLRRSHLMGNPVRVIRGSQGEVEYSPASGYRYDGLYEIVSEWDEVGRSGFRICRFKMLRLPDDRQDLTPLEQQVKDIVDRGEVAADGDADAQVRRQKATIDRIVRDTAVARRVKDLHRFTCQVCSISLQISADGKSYAEGAHIQALGGPDGGPDVDGNVLCLCPNCHIKLDRGALYLTDDLQVVDRFAGPDAPRRVPLRTVEKHRVQQRFARAHRRFWNIMDEHGSN; encoded by the coding sequence GTGAACGATGTGCCCCCCGGCACGACCTTTGAGAACAGGCGCGCCGTCAAGGACGCCAAGCTCCACAAGGAGAGTGAAGCTGGTATCTCGTGGGGGCGCGATGACAATGGCGAGCGCGCTGCGGACGCCATTGTGCTCAACAACGGGTACGAGGATGACGTCGACAAGTGGCACGAGATCACGTACACAGGAGCCGGAGGTCAGACGCGGAACTCAAACAGTCAAACCTCCGACCAGAGCTGGGATAATAAGGGAAACGCAAGCCTGAGGCGGAGCCATCTGATGGGTAATCCCGTCAGGGTTATTCGTGGCAGTCAGGGGGAGGTCGAATATTCTCCAGCGTCCGGATATAGGTATGACGGTCTATATGAGATCGTCAGCGAATGGGATGAAGTAGGCAGATCCGGATTTCGCATCTGCCGCTTCAAGATGCTTCGCCTTCCTGATGATCGACAAGACCTCACCCCGCTTGAGCAGCAGGTCAAGGATATTGTTGACCGTGGAGAGGTGGCTGCTGATGGTGACGCCGACGCCCAGGTTCGCAGGCAAAAGGCGACGATTGATCGCATCGTCCGCGACACGGCTGTGGCTCGTCGGGTGAAGGACCTGCACCGATTTACCTGCCAAGTCTGCAGCATCTCCCTGCAGATCAGTGCCGACGGTAAAAGTTACGCGGAAGGTGCCCACATTCAAGCTTTGGGTGGCCCCGACGGTGGTCCGGATGTGGACGGGAACGTTCTTTGTCTCTGCCCCAACTGCCACATAAAGCTTGACCGTGGGGCGCTCTATTTGACCGATGACTTGCAGGTCGTCGATCGCTTTGCCGGTCCGGATGCTCCGCGCCGCGTTCCTCTTCGGACTGTGGAGAAGCATCGGGTGCAGCAACGATTCGCCCGCGCGCATCGACGGTTCTGGAACATCATGGACGAACACGGTTCAAACTAG